The following coding sequences lie in one Bacillota bacterium genomic window:
- a CDS encoding YlxR family protein: MNKIRKIPMRKCVVSQEHYEKKALLRVVKTPEGIVIVDPTGKANGRGAYVSKNKDIILKAQKTKILERHLEVSIPDEIYLELLKLVSHE, from the coding sequence ATGAATAAAATCAGAAAAATCCCAATGCGAAAGTGTGTTGTTTCACAAGAACATTATGAAAAAAAAGCATTACTTCGAGTTGTTAAAACCCCAGAAGGCATTGTAATTGTTGATCCAACTGGTAAAGCGAACGGAAGAGGTGCTTATGTTTCCAAAAACAAAGATATTATTTTGAAAGCTCAAAAAACAAAAATTTTAGAACGTCATTTAGAAGTATCTATCCCAGATGAAATCTATCTTGAATTATTAAAGTTGGTAAGTCATGAATAA
- the nusA gene encoding transcription termination factor NusA, with protein MISKNFFEALNVVADERGVSKDKILDIFGKGLLNAYKKDYNGQQNAKVIFNEEKYEILIVATYLVVEEIDLEAEKGTQITIVDAQDIKKNAKVGDIIEQKITPKDFGRIAASSAKQILTQGLKQLERERNFEIFTDKTGEMIIAEVVQINDDFVTLSLGYDTETSIPSKDLLLSDLYLGNQVRVYITKVEQTTKGPKVFVSRTDRNLVKRLMENAIPELHEGIVEIIGLARDPGDRCKVCVSSNNPKVDPLGACLGKSGSRIKEVIDQLNGEKIDIYKYSADPKELVSNAIQPARTVAVLVDLKEKTAIAIVPDDQLSLAIGKKGQNARLAVQSSGWKIDIKSESDALIQDIKY; from the coding sequence ATGATTAGCAAAAACTTTTTTGAAGCTTTAAATGTAGTAGCAGATGAAAGAGGCGTTTCTAAAGATAAAATATTAGATATTTTTGGAAAAGGATTACTCAATGCCTATAAAAAAGATTACAATGGTCAACAAAACGCAAAAGTAATCTTTAACGAAGAAAAATATGAAATTTTAATTGTCGCCACCTATTTAGTTGTAGAAGAGATTGACCTAGAAGCGGAAAAAGGCACTCAAATTACAATCGTAGACGCTCAAGATATTAAAAAGAATGCTAAAGTTGGCGATATTATTGAACAAAAAATCACTCCAAAAGATTTTGGAAGAATTGCAGCATCTAGTGCAAAACAAATTCTGACACAAGGATTAAAACAACTAGAAAGAGAGCGAAACTTTGAAATTTTTACTGATAAAACGGGAGAAATGATTATTGCAGAAGTTGTTCAAATTAATGACGATTTTGTTACACTTAGTTTAGGATATGATACTGAAACTTCGATACCTTCAAAAGATTTATTGCTTTCGGATTTATATCTTGGAAATCAAGTAAGAGTTTATATAACAAAAGTGGAGCAAACAACAAAAGGACCTAAAGTGTTTGTATCAAGGACGGATCGTAACCTTGTAAAACGTTTAATGGAAAATGCCATTCCAGAACTTCATGAAGGAATAGTTGAAATCATTGGACTTGCAAGAGACCCAGGTGATCGTTGTAAAGTATGTGTTTCATCAAACAATCCAAAAGTAGATCCACTTGGTGCTTGCCTTGGTAAGAGTGGCTCCAGAATTAAAGAAGTAATCGATCAATTAAACGGTGAAAAAATTGACATCTATAAATATAGTGCTGATCCAAAAGAATTAGTTTCAAATGCCATTCAACCAGCAAGAACTGTGGCTGTATTGGTTGATTTGAAAGAGAAAACTGCCATTGCGATTGTTCCTGATGATCAATTATCTCTTGCGATTGGAAAAAAAGGACAAAATGCAAGACTTGCAGTTCAATCAAGTGGATGGAAAATAGATATTAAATCAGAATCCGACGCATTGATTCAAGACATTAAATATTAA
- a CDS encoding ribosome maturation factor RimP — protein sequence MDLSKLKIQIEKKVRELGYDFYDLEFVKERKVDVLRILIDSANGIDINDCVKASNYLSTYLDEIDPIPMEYHLEISSPGAERPLRNREEIVKAIGKFVHIDNYEQKFEGDLIGFEDDYVIIKIKNKNIEIKFIDIQEIRLAIKF from the coding sequence ATGGATCTTTCAAAGTTAAAAATTCAAATTGAAAAAAAGGTTCGTGAATTGGGATACGACTTTTATGATCTTGAGTTTGTGAAAGAACGAAAAGTAGATGTCTTAAGAATATTAATTGATAGTGCAAATGGAATCGATATTAATGATTGTGTAAAAGCTTCAAATTATCTAAGCACCTATTTAGATGAAATCGATCCAATTCCTATGGAATACCATTTAGAAATATCTTCACCAGGAGCTGAGAGACCTCTTAGAAATCGCGAAGAGATTGTTAAGGCCATAGGAAAGTTTGTTCATATCGACAATTATGAACAAAAGTTTGAAGGGGATTTAATTGGATTTGAAGATGACTATGTCATTATTAAAATTAAAAACAAAAACATTGAAATCAAGTTTATCGATATCCAAGAGATTCGATTAGCCATAAAATTTTAG
- a CDS encoding N-acetyltransferase has translation MYEINRIFAIDTSQKLLAEVTFPARDDHRVNINHVFVDESLRGQGIASHLMELAYDYIKKNDLLIIAKCPYAISWFKKNVDFQDIVVNVKTKKET, from the coding sequence ATTTATGAAATAAATCGAATTTTTGCCATAGATACATCTCAAAAATTGTTAGCTGAAGTCACTTTTCCTGCAAGAGATGATCATAGAGTAAATATCAATCATGTATTTGTTGATGAATCATTAAGAGGACAAGGAATTGCTTCACATTTAATGGAATTGGCTTACGATTATATCAAAAAAAACGACTTACTCATCATTGCAAAATGCCCTTATGCCATTTCTTGGTTTAAAAAAAATGTTGATTTTCAAGACATTGTTGTAAACGTAAAAACCAAAAAAGAAACCTAA
- a CDS encoding RNA methyltransferase has translation MIVSLTNEKIKDVLKLKLKKHRLEAMEFVVEGFHLVQEAISEGVCKRIFYTEKTLDFKLETYQVSEEVMKKMTDLENSQGILAVCKISSTENLSDRVLILDGIQDPGNLGTLIRSASAFGYSTIVYENTVDIYNQKVIRASQGAIFKLHFSSQNILTFMKLHPEYYYIGTDLKEGKNLNNFFVSVKKIAIILGNEGSGVNELILAKTNANLYIEMDNMESLNVSVAGSILMHHFRNWKG, from the coding sequence ATGATAGTCTCCCTTACAAACGAAAAAATTAAGGATGTATTAAAACTCAAGTTAAAAAAACATCGTTTAGAAGCAATGGAATTCGTGGTTGAAGGATTCCATTTGGTTCAAGAAGCTATTTCTGAAGGTGTGTGTAAACGAATTTTCTATACTGAAAAAACACTTGATTTCAAACTTGAAACGTATCAAGTTTCAGAAGAAGTTATGAAAAAAATGACTGATCTTGAAAACTCTCAAGGTATTTTAGCGGTATGCAAAATTTCATCCACTGAAAATTTATCCGATCGTGTTTTAATTTTAGATGGGATTCAAGATCCTGGAAATCTGGGAACACTTATTCGGAGTGCTAGTGCTTTTGGGTATTCAACCATTGTCTATGAAAACACAGTAGATATCTACAATCAAAAAGTGATTCGTGCCTCTCAAGGAGCTATTTTTAAACTACATTTTTCTTCGCAAAACATTTTAACTTTTATGAAATTACATCCAGAATATTATTACATCGGTACGGATTTAAAAGAAGGTAAAAATCTGAACAACTTTTTTGTTTCTGTAAAGAAAATAGCCATTATTTTAGGAAATGAAGGGTCTGGAGTGAACGAGTTAATCTTAGCGAAAACCAATGCGAATTTATATATTGAAATGGACAATATGGAATCCCTTAATGTAAGTGTTGCTGGAAGCATATTAATGCATCATTTTAGGAATTGGAAAGGATAA
- a CDS encoding beta-propeller domain-containing protein: protein MKKIIQLKRYLVILLTLILSLGLYACQDSRETSELPTVETVGNFKSYDELKTYLNSFYDKNDDIYLYQNSNMLAENTILTTGVYMSGAEDSSQSTTPISHSETNDQVEGVSESDRILTDGINIYVLSNQKFFIIDALSLEIVYSYTIENGYLTGMYLYNDKIVIIANEYLYDETKLEDVYYWSYYSYGTSVNVFDTSDMENISITKRVYFDSTYLVNSRMIDGYLYLVMDNYTINYGFSDDNFVPQYRDSTISSDLINLPAENIYYMPNDNQSFGYLLLASISVDTDEEANVKAYLGSSYQIYMSLNNLYTIIYRNTYDVVEQTYTYNTYILRFEIIENELVYQAIGKVNGSPLNQFSMDEYNGVFRIATTGYSYFPESWSITNELYLLDATSLESMTQIQTLSGLGKPGERIYAVRFSEDYAYVVTFIQTDPLYKLDLSDPENPLILGELYEDGVSDYLHEISDSLMIGVGRQAETSGDWTRFTGVKVAIYNTLEDIPVTLETYLVEGEYSYTDVQYDHKAFVTYEPDGADFMYVAIPIYEYYENYYQYSQSVYVFKAFYSGDLELVAKLSHYQEESVNYYWYFDSIDRTVMIGDKIYTVSYSKIQMYDMANDFQLLKSTELDPDYFSNIYSSPVSPID, encoded by the coding sequence ATGAAAAAAATAATTCAATTAAAAAGATACTTAGTAATACTTCTGACCCTTATCTTATCTTTAGGGTTATATGCATGTCAAGACTCAAGAGAAACATCTGAACTTCCAACGGTAGAAACGGTTGGAAATTTTAAAAGTTATGATGAATTAAAAACCTATTTAAACTCTTTTTATGATAAGAATGATGATATTTATCTGTATCAGAATTCAAACATGTTAGCAGAAAATACAATTTTGACTACAGGGGTATACATGTCAGGAGCAGAAGATTCTTCACAGTCAACCACTCCAATAAGTCATAGTGAAACCAATGACCAAGTAGAAGGGGTATCTGAATCAGATCGTATCTTAACCGATGGAATAAATATTTACGTTTTATCAAATCAAAAATTCTTTATTATTGATGCTTTATCATTAGAAATTGTATATTCCTATACGATTGAAAACGGATATTTAACAGGAATGTATCTTTATAATGATAAGATTGTTATCATAGCAAATGAATATCTTTATGATGAAACAAAATTAGAAGATGTCTATTACTGGAGTTATTACTCCTATGGAACCAGTGTAAATGTATTTGATACTTCAGATATGGAAAACATTTCCATTACAAAAAGAGTCTATTTCGATAGTACTTACCTTGTAAATAGCCGTATGATTGACGGATATCTTTATTTAGTAATGGATAATTATACAATCAACTACGGATTTAGCGATGATAATTTTGTTCCACAGTATCGTGATTCTACTATAAGTAGCGATTTAATTAATTTACCAGCAGAAAATATCTATTACATGCCAAATGACAATCAATCGTTTGGGTATTTACTTCTTGCATCCATATCAGTTGATACCGATGAAGAAGCCAATGTAAAAGCATATCTTGGAAGTAGTTATCAAATCTATATGAGTTTAAATAATCTGTATACGATTATTTATCGCAACACTTATGATGTAGTAGAACAAACTTATACTTACAATACTTATATTCTAAGATTTGAAATTATTGAAAATGAATTAGTCTATCAAGCAATTGGTAAAGTAAATGGATCGCCACTAAACCAATTTTCAATGGATGAATATAATGGTGTATTTCGAATTGCAACAACAGGTTATAGTTATTTTCCTGAATCTTGGAGCATTACAAATGAGTTATACTTACTGGATGCAACTTCGCTTGAATCTATGACTCAAATTCAAACGTTATCTGGACTTGGAAAACCAGGAGAAAGAATTTATGCAGTAAGATTTAGTGAAGATTATGCATACGTTGTAACTTTTATTCAAACCGATCCTCTTTATAAACTCGATTTAAGCGACCCAGAAAACCCTCTTATTCTTGGAGAATTATATGAAGATGGCGTATCAGATTATCTTCATGAAATTAGTGATTCCTTAATGATAGGAGTCGGAAGACAAGCCGAAACTTCTGGTGATTGGACTCGCTTTACTGGAGTCAAAGTCGCAATATACAACACGTTAGAAGATATTCCTGTTACTCTCGAAACGTATTTAGTTGAAGGAGAATACAGTTATACTGATGTTCAATATGATCATAAAGCTTTTGTGACATATGAACCAGATGGAGCAGATTTCATGTACGTGGCCATTCCAATCTATGAATACTATGAAAACTATTATCAATATTCTCAAAGCGTATACGTATTTAAAGCATTTTACTCAGGTGATTTAGAACTTGTTGCAAAGTTATCACATTATCAAGAAGAATCAGTTAACTATTATTGGTATTTTGATTCAATTGATCGCACCGTAATGATAGGAGATAAAATTTATACTGTTTCCTATTCGAAAATTCAAATGTATGATATGGCAAACGATTTTCAATTACTAAAATCAACAGAATTAGATCCAGATTATTTCAGCAATATTTATTCATCTCCAGTGTCTCCAATCGATTAA
- a CDS encoding M3 family oligoendopeptidase: MNTWNLDKLYLSFEDEVFQKDYAKADLLIEKFKSQEPLFANYDDKEAKLVHYLEKEIEIADLATKLFHFAFLKQSTDSTNQKAIKYLTSLQMKFTELTIVETLYKKWLKNYPDIDLSIQKIPFLKEHEFHLHEIILQASHMLDEKTEALIAKLTQTGSTSWGRLQSLLTSTLTVDYEGKEITLSEVRNLAFDKDPKVRKAAYEAELKAYKAIEKPIAFSLNSIKGEVNTLSELRGYSSALEQALDQSRMKQSTLDVLISSIEEYLPVFRKYLKRKAKLLGYTSGLPFYELFAPIGNLSKSYTIPEANAYVLKNFKTFNNRLYEMANKAFTEGWVDYSPKSGKEGGAFCANIHVIKESRVLTNFTGVFGDIITLSHELGHAYHGEAIFTESVLNAEYTMPVAETASTFCETIVNKAALNDATSVEEKIYLLESSIQDYTQVTVDIMSRFLFERAVLEGRKTTVFDENELKEMMLSAQKKTYGDGLDENLLHPYMWLCKSHYYRGSLSYYNFPYAFGLLFAKGLYAKYLEDKSSFVKMYDLLLSATGKNMVEDAAMIAGIDITKKSFWVASLELLKKDIDMFLELTE, from the coding sequence ATGAACACATGGAATTTAGACAAATTATATCTTAGTTTTGAGGATGAAGTTTTTCAAAAAGACTATGCAAAAGCAGATCTTTTGATTGAGAAATTTAAAAGTCAAGAACCACTTTTCGCAAATTATGATGACAAAGAAGCAAAACTTGTCCATTACCTTGAAAAAGAGATTGAAATTGCTGACCTAGCAACAAAGCTATTTCATTTTGCTTTTTTAAAACAATCAACAGATTCGACGAACCAAAAAGCAATTAAATACTTAACATCTTTGCAAATGAAATTTACAGAATTGACCATCGTTGAGACACTTTACAAAAAATGGTTAAAGAATTATCCTGATATTGATTTATCTATTCAAAAAATACCGTTTCTAAAAGAACATGAATTTCACTTACATGAAATCATATTACAAGCAAGTCATATGTTAGACGAAAAAACAGAAGCCTTAATCGCTAAATTAACCCAAACAGGATCTACGTCTTGGGGAAGACTTCAATCTTTGTTGACATCCACTTTGACAGTAGACTATGAGGGAAAAGAAATCACCTTATCTGAAGTGAGAAATTTAGCCTTTGATAAAGACCCAAAAGTGAGAAAAGCGGCTTATGAAGCAGAATTAAAAGCTTATAAAGCTATTGAAAAGCCAATCGCCTTTTCTTTAAATTCAATTAAGGGTGAAGTAAATACTCTTTCTGAACTAAGAGGATATTCGAGCGCTTTAGAACAAGCCTTAGATCAAAGCAGAATGAAACAATCGACATTGGATGTATTGATTTCCTCCATTGAAGAATATTTACCAGTTTTCCGAAAATATTTAAAAAGAAAAGCAAAATTACTTGGTTATACTTCAGGACTTCCTTTTTACGAACTTTTCGCACCAATTGGAAATTTATCTAAAAGTTATACCATACCAGAAGCCAATGCCTATGTCTTAAAAAACTTTAAAACATTTAATAATCGGTTATATGAAATGGCAAATAAAGCCTTTACAGAAGGATGGGTAGACTACTCTCCAAAAAGCGGAAAAGAAGGTGGCGCATTCTGTGCCAATATTCATGTGATTAAGGAAAGCCGTGTTTTAACCAATTTCACTGGAGTATTCGGAGATATCATTACCTTATCTCATGAACTAGGGCATGCCTATCATGGTGAAGCAATTTTTACTGAATCGGTTTTAAATGCAGAATACACAATGCCAGTTGCTGAGACAGCGTCGACATTCTGTGAGACAATCGTCAATAAAGCGGCATTAAATGATGCCACTTCTGTTGAAGAAAAAATCTATTTATTAGAATCATCTATTCAAGATTACACTCAAGTTACAGTAGATATTATGTCTCGCTTCTTATTTGAAAGAGCAGTACTTGAAGGACGTAAAACAACTGTTTTTGATGAAAACGAATTAAAAGAAATGATGTTATCTGCGCAAAAGAAAACGTATGGAGATGGCTTAGATGAAAATCTATTACATCCTTACATGTGGCTTTGCAAATCACATTATTATAGAGGAAGCTTAAGTTACTATAATTTCCCATATGCTTTTGGATTGTTGTTTGCAAAAGGGTTATATGCAAAATATCTTGAAGATAAATCCTCTTTTGTGAAAATGTATGATTTGTTACTATCAGCAACCGGAAAAAATATGGTAGAAGATGCCGCTATGATTGCAGGCATTGATATTACGAAGAAATCTTTCTGGGTTGCCTCTTTAGAACTACTAAAGAAAGATATCGATATGTTTTTAGAATTAACAGAGTAG